One Ignavibacterium sp. DNA segment encodes these proteins:
- a CDS encoding TrkH family potassium uptake protein produces MNIKRVLNILGFLVLITGIFMMFGIPFSIYYGDNDIAVLLFTGIGISIIGFGFWFKTRNADKSDIGKREGYLIVTLGWVLMSLFGALPFVIHGSIPNYSDAFFETMSGFTTTGATILSDIESLPHGLLFWRSLTHWIGGMGIIVLSLAILPLLGIGGMQLYAAEVPGITKDKFHPRVKETAKRLWVIYMALTFLETILLMIAGMNFFDALNHSFATLATGGFSTKNNSTAYFTSPYIQYILILFMFLAGMNFTLHYQIIHKNFSFLKKNDEFKAYLFFTIGVSVFITLIHIPYVDFKPEEAFRQSLFHVVSLVTTTGFVSSNYENWAVFSKMIFLILLFIGGSAGSTGGGIKVVRHLLLLKNGFMELKRLLHPRAVIPTRLNGKAVTPEIISNVQAFFILYMLVFVLGAIMLSLMGVDFISSIGGAATCLGNIGPGLGTVGPASNFGHLPELAKWLLSLLMLFGRLELFTVLIILTPYFWKK; encoded by the coding sequence TTGAACATTAAACGCGTATTAAATATTCTCGGGTTTCTTGTTTTAATAACAGGCATCTTTATGATGTTTGGGATTCCTTTCTCAATATACTATGGTGACAATGATATTGCTGTTCTGCTTTTTACGGGGATTGGGATAAGTATAATCGGATTCGGATTTTGGTTTAAAACAAGAAATGCAGATAAGTCTGATATTGGTAAAAGAGAAGGTTATTTAATAGTAACATTAGGCTGGGTACTGATGTCTTTATTCGGTGCATTGCCATTTGTTATACATGGATCAATTCCTAATTACAGCGATGCCTTTTTTGAAACTATGTCGGGCTTTACAACAACTGGTGCTACGATTTTGTCAGACATAGAATCTCTGCCGCATGGTCTTTTATTCTGGAGATCTCTTACTCATTGGATAGGTGGAATGGGAATAATCGTTCTTTCTCTTGCAATATTGCCTTTACTTGGCATTGGCGGAATGCAGTTGTATGCCGCTGAGGTCCCCGGTATAACTAAGGATAAATTTCATCCGCGGGTTAAGGAAACAGCAAAGCGATTGTGGGTTATCTACATGGCTTTAACATTTTTGGAAACTATTCTGTTAATGATAGCCGGTATGAACTTTTTTGATGCGCTCAATCATTCTTTTGCAACATTAGCTACAGGCGGATTCTCAACTAAGAACAACAGTACCGCTTATTTTACTTCTCCTTATATTCAGTACATACTGATTTTGTTTATGTTTTTAGCAGGAATGAATTTTACTTTGCATTATCAGATAATACATAAGAATTTTTCATTCTTAAAAAAAAATGACGAGTTCAAAGCATATTTGTTTTTTACCATCGGAGTTTCTGTTTTCATTACTCTTATTCATATTCCGTATGTAGATTTTAAACCCGAAGAAGCTTTCAGACAATCACTTTTTCATGTTGTATCACTGGTTACCACAACCGGATTCGTTTCCAGTAACTATGAAAACTGGGCAGTATTTTCTAAAATGATCTTTCTGATACTTCTATTCATCGGCGGTTCTGCTGGATCTACCGGCGGCGGTATTAAAGTAGTTAGGCATTTACTTTTATTAAAAAATGGCTTTATGGAATTGAAAAGATTATTACACCCGAGAGCTGTAATTCCAACAAGATTAAATGGAAAAGCCGTAACTCCGGAAATTATTTCAAATGTGCAGGCATTTTTTATACTATATATGTTAGTTTTTGTACTTGGCGCAATAATGCTATCATTGATGGGTGTGGATTTTATTTCTTCAATAGGCGGAGCAGCTACTTGTCTTGGAAATATTGGACCTGGTTTAGGCACCGTTGGTCCTGCTTCAAACTTTGGACATCTGCCTGAGCTTGCTAAATGGCTGTTAAGTTTGCTTATGTTGTTTGGAAGATTAGAGTTATTTACTGTGTTGATTATCCTTACTCCATATTTCTGGAAGAAGTAA
- the trkA gene encoding Trk system potassium transporter TrkA, with translation MRIIIAGMGDVGYQLAKQLSIESHDIIAIDLDQDRLSYSDQMADILTINGSSTSVSVLKQAGIDKADLLVAVTASEEVNITSAIIGKKLGVKRTIARIFNDEYLEPESGVNFNELGVDFMIYPEGLAAIETVNLINRTAATDVLEFEDGKLSVMGIRLDKNAPIIHKKMFEVSQQFQNVDFRVVAIHRNFRTIVPRGNDQFLANDQVFVISKPQGHDAILRLAGKENIQFNNIMILGGGKIGRRVASMLSDKMTVKLIDNDADKTFELADQLPNTLVIKGDGRDIDLLAQEGIIDVDAFVALTEDAETNIISCLMAKHLGVKKAIALVDKVDYIPLTQTIGLDSLINKKLTSANNIVRFIKKGGLVSYSTLEGIDAVLLEYIAQPGSHITQSTLAKLELPKGTIIGGFIRNDEGHIGVGDSKINAGDKVVVFSLPDAVEKLEKFFLG, from the coding sequence ATGCGTATAATTATTGCAGGAATGGGAGATGTCGGCTATCAGCTTGCTAAGCAGCTCTCAATCGAGTCTCACGATATTATTGCTATTGATTTAGATCAAGACAGATTATCCTATTCTGATCAGATGGCTGATATTCTTACAATCAACGGATCTTCTACTTCAGTATCTGTTCTTAAACAAGCTGGTATTGATAAAGCTGATCTTTTGGTTGCTGTAACAGCATCAGAAGAGGTTAATATAACATCGGCAATAATTGGCAAAAAGCTTGGCGTAAAAAGAACCATCGCTCGAATTTTTAATGATGAATATCTTGAACCGGAAAGCGGAGTTAATTTTAATGAACTCGGTGTTGATTTTATGATCTACCCCGAAGGTCTTGCTGCAATCGAAACTGTTAATCTTATTAATCGTACAGCAGCAACTGATGTGCTTGAGTTTGAAGACGGCAAGCTTTCAGTTATGGGTATAAGACTTGATAAAAATGCACCAATAATACACAAAAAAATGTTTGAGGTTTCTCAGCAATTCCAAAATGTTGATTTCCGCGTAGTTGCAATTCATAGAAATTTTAGAACTATTGTGCCAAGAGGCAATGATCAATTTTTAGCTAACGATCAGGTATTTGTAATTTCAAAACCTCAGGGTCACGATGCAATCTTACGCCTTGCCGGTAAAGAAAATATTCAGTTTAATAATATAATGATTCTTGGCGGTGGCAAGATAGGAAGACGGGTCGCAAGTATGCTAAGTGATAAAATGACTGTTAAATTAATTGACAATGATGCTGATAAAACTTTTGAACTGGCTGATCAACTTCCTAATACTTTGGTTATTAAAGGCGATGGAAGGGATATAGATCTGCTGGCACAAGAAGGTATTATTGATGTAGATGCTTTTGTAGCTTTAACAGAAGACGCTGAAACAAATATAATTTCCTGCCTGATGGCAAAACATCTTGGAGTTAAAAAAGCAATTGCGCTGGTTGATAAAGTTGATTATATCCCACTTACCCAAACTATTGGACTCGATTCTCTCATTAACAAAAAATTAACCTCTGCAAACAATATTGTCCGTTTTATTAAAAAAGGCGGGTTGGTATCTTATTCTACTTTAGAAGGAATTGATGCAGTTTTATTAGAGTATATTGCACAGCCCGGTTCACATATAACACAATCTACTCTTGCAAAACTTGAACTGCCTAAAGGCACAATCATCGGCGGCTTTATTAGAAATGATGAAGGGCATATAGGTGTTGGGGATTCAAAAATAAATGCCGGCGATAAGGTTGTTGTATTCTCTTTACCCGATGCTGTAGAAAAATTAGAAAAGTTTTTTCTAGGATAA
- a CDS encoding potassium/proton antiporter, with the protein MILDYFLLGSAILILLSIVFAKIFDNLGLPTLILFIALGMLAGSEGIGGIYFNEALIAQNIAIIALVFILFSGGLSTSLQEVRPIRFQALSLASFGVIISALVFGVIASYILKIDMIYGLLLGAIISSTDAAAVFNVLRSKNVSLKDNLKPLLEFESGSNDPMAIFLTISLIETITNPLSDWLSFAKLIVFQFGFGFLIGLTMGRIVVLIMNKIKLENEGVYPVLLVGLACMIYAATNLIGGSGFLAVYLTGIAVGNRDFVQKKSLLRFFDGLAWLGQISMFLTLGLLVFPSEIIPIIGIGLVLSVVLMFIARPVAVFISLIFTKVSFKEKVFISWVGLRGAVPIILATFPLLAEVKYARLIFSIVFFIVFTSALLQGWSLTYVARWLKLDAPYIKKIRSPIEFESMHGDDNDLYDFYISDNSGAAGKTVVELGLPKDSLIVLINRNEQYVVPKGSTTVEAGDILLILANKKILTDIKTIIT; encoded by the coding sequence ATGATTCTTGATTATTTCCTGCTCGGCAGTGCAATACTTATACTTTTAAGTATAGTATTTGCAAAGATATTTGATAACCTTGGCTTGCCGACACTAATTTTATTTATTGCTCTTGGTATGCTTGCCGGTTCTGAAGGAATAGGCGGAATATATTTTAATGAGGCATTAATTGCACAGAATATCGCAATTATTGCGCTGGTGTTTATACTTTTTTCGGGTGGTTTAAGTACAAGTTTACAGGAAGTAAGACCGATAAGATTTCAAGCACTCAGTCTTGCATCTTTTGGTGTGATAATTTCAGCTTTGGTATTTGGAGTAATTGCTTCATACATTCTGAAAATAGATATGATCTATGGTTTGCTTTTAGGAGCAATAATTTCTTCAACAGATGCAGCGGCAGTATTTAATGTATTGCGCTCAAAAAATGTAAGTCTTAAAGATAACTTAAAGCCGCTTCTTGAGTTTGAATCAGGCAGTAATGATCCGATGGCAATATTTTTAACAATCAGTTTGATTGAAACAATTACAAATCCCCTTTCTGATTGGCTGAGTTTTGCAAAGCTGATTGTATTTCAATTTGGTTTTGGGTTTCTGATTGGTTTAACAATGGGAAGAATTGTTGTCTTAATAATGAATAAAATTAAATTAGAGAATGAAGGTGTTTATCCGGTTTTATTAGTTGGTTTAGCTTGTATGATATATGCTGCAACAAATCTTATTGGCGGCAGTGGATTTTTAGCAGTATATCTTACAGGTATTGCTGTGGGCAACAGAGATTTCGTTCAAAAGAAAAGTTTATTAAGATTTTTTGATGGTCTTGCCTGGCTTGGGCAGATAAGCATGTTTCTTACACTTGGTTTACTGGTTTTTCCATCAGAAATAATTCCGATAATTGGAATCGGACTTGTGTTATCGGTTGTTCTTATGTTTATTGCACGACCTGTAGCTGTATTTATATCTTTAATTTTTACAAAGGTCAGCTTTAAAGAAAAGGTCTTTATTTCGTGGGTCGGTCTTCGGGGAGCAGTTCCTATTATTCTGGCAACATTCCCTTTATTAGCCGAAGTTAAATATGCGCGGTTGATATTTAGTATTGTATTCTTTATCGTTTTTACATCAGCATTATTACAGGGCTGGAGTTTAACATACGTTGCAAGATGGCTAAAACTGGATGCGCCATATATTAAAAAGATAAGATCACCGATTGAATTTGAATCAATGCACGGCGATGATAACGACCTTTACGATTTTTATATTTCTGATAATTCGGGCGCTGCCGGTAAGACTGTTGTGGAGCTTGGTTTGCCGAAAGATAGTTTAATAGTTCTGATAAACAGGAATGAACAATATGTTGTTCCTAAAGGTTCTACAACCGTTGAAGCTGGTGATATTTTACTTATACTTGCAAATAAAAAAATTCTTACTGATATAAAAACAATAATTACTTAA
- a CDS encoding AMP-binding protein, which produces MFLKDHNKTAMIYRDQKVDYNKLIKNINFYSALLPNNNLTKAAIFSENRFEWVYAFYSAWMKNAVAVPIDFMSSSDDVAFILNDCKPEVVYYSDGTKEVLENAVKELNYEIQKINLDDIRINEVISFSNLPEPDPNDTAVIIYTSGTTGSPKGVMLSYDNLRANIEAVTDDVSIYRNDDRLLVLLPLHHIFPLMGTMIIPLGVGGTIIFSPSMASEDIMATLQQEITIIIGVPRLYNLIRKGIRDKIDKSGIAKFLFKVAQKKNSLTFSRKIFGSVQRKFGGRIKYLVSGGAALDKDVARDYLTLGFEILEGFGMTECAPMITFTRPGKVLPGSAGQPLKTNEVKILDGEIVTRGRNVMQGYYNRPEETSAILKNGWLYTGDLGYLDDDNRIFITGRKKEIIILSNGKNVNPEEIEDKILNMSEVITEIGVFEKSDLLHAVIYPDYQKAKQLGIENIEEMIKWEVIDKYNQSVTPYKKVMKFSLIKEPLPRTRLLKLKRFLLPQLEQVSEEKTENLIEPAFQEYVLIKEFLQQQKETTIHPSDHLEIDLGLDSLDKVNLGVYLESNFGIKYTEPELVGFSNVVKLAENVKDKKTKLSVEAIDWGKIFRERFNLDLPKSWFTHNMMKYSAKVFLKLYFRLKGEGLENIPEGPFILAPNHQSFFDGLFVAVFLKNKLLKQTYFYAKEKHVKNKLLKFIADKHNVIVMDLNDLKTSLQKLAEVLKRGKNIIIFPEGTRTISGDIGDFKKTFAILSRELNVPVVPVVIKGAYDALPRGTHFPRPWKKINVRFLKPVKPENHTYDSLKDFVKAKVSEQLTKR; this is translated from the coding sequence TTGTTTTTAAAAGACCATAACAAAACAGCAATGATCTATAGGGATCAAAAAGTTGATTACAATAAATTAATTAAGAATATAAATTTTTATTCGGCTCTTCTCCCAAATAATAACCTGACTAAAGCAGCTATATTTTCTGAAAACAGATTTGAATGGGTTTATGCGTTTTATTCTGCCTGGATGAAAAATGCTGTTGCAGTACCAATTGATTTTATGTCGTCATCAGATGATGTTGCTTTTATACTTAATGACTGCAAACCTGAAGTTGTTTATTATTCTGATGGAACAAAAGAAGTACTGGAAAATGCTGTCAAAGAGTTGAATTATGAAATTCAGAAAATAAATCTTGATGATATCAGAATAAATGAGGTAATATCCTTTTCAAATTTACCTGAGCCTGATCCCAACGATACTGCAGTAATTATTTACACCTCAGGTACAACCGGTTCACCTAAAGGAGTAATGCTTTCTTATGATAATCTCCGCGCAAATATAGAAGCTGTTACTGATGATGTTAGTATTTACAGAAACGATGACAGATTATTGGTGCTTTTACCGCTGCACCATATCTTCCCTTTGATGGGCACGATGATAATTCCTCTGGGTGTTGGAGGTACAATTATTTTTTCTCCCTCTATGGCTTCTGAAGATATTATGGCAACACTTCAACAGGAAATTACAATTATTATCGGCGTACCTCGTTTGTACAATCTTATCCGAAAGGGAATAAGAGATAAAATTGATAAGAGCGGAATTGCAAAATTTTTGTTTAAAGTTGCACAGAAGAAAAACTCATTAACATTTTCAAGAAAAATATTCGGTTCAGTGCAACGGAAGTTCGGCGGCAGGATTAAATATCTTGTAAGCGGCGGCGCTGCATTAGATAAAGATGTTGCAAGGGATTATCTGACACTTGGATTTGAAATTCTTGAGGGATTTGGTATGACAGAATGTGCGCCTATGATAACCTTTACAAGACCTGGAAAAGTTTTACCCGGTTCTGCCGGACAGCCACTAAAAACCAATGAAGTGAAAATTCTTGATGGTGAAATTGTAACCCGCGGCAGAAATGTTATGCAAGGCTATTATAACCGCCCTGAAGAAACATCTGCAATATTAAAAAATGGATGGTTATATACCGGAGACCTTGGATATCTTGATGATGATAATAGAATATTTATTACCGGAAGGAAGAAGGAAATAATAATTTTATCCAATGGAAAAAATGTTAATCCTGAAGAGATTGAAGATAAAATATTAAATATGAGTGAAGTTATTACTGAAATTGGTGTATTTGAAAAATCTGATTTACTTCACGCAGTTATTTATCCAGATTATCAAAAAGCAAAACAGCTGGGAATTGAAAATATTGAAGAGATGATTAAGTGGGAGGTTATTGATAAATATAATCAGTCAGTTACACCATATAAAAAAGTAATGAAATTCAGTTTGATTAAAGAACCATTACCACGCACCAGATTGCTGAAGTTAAAAAGATTTTTATTACCGCAGCTTGAACAAGTTTCTGAAGAAAAAACAGAAAATCTTATAGAACCGGCATTTCAGGAATATGTTTTAATTAAAGAATTTTTACAGCAGCAGAAAGAAACAACAATTCATCCTTCTGATCATTTAGAGATAGACCTCGGATTGGACTCGCTGGATAAAGTAAATCTTGGTGTCTATCTTGAATCTAACTTCGGGATAAAATACACAGAGCCTGAACTGGTCGGGTTTTCTAATGTTGTTAAACTTGCTGAAAATGTAAAAGATAAAAAAACAAAGCTTAGCGTTGAGGCAATTGATTGGGGTAAAATATTCAGAGAACGTTTTAATCTTGATCTGCCTAAAAGCTGGTTCACTCACAATATGATGAAATACAGTGCAAAAGTATTTCTTAAATTATATTTCAGATTAAAAGGTGAAGGATTAGAGAATATCCCTGAAGGTCCTTTTATTCTTGCGCCAAATCATCAAAGCTTTTTTGACGGACTGTTTGTGGCTGTTTTTCTTAAAAATAAATTATTAAAACAGACATATTTTTATGCAAAAGAAAAACACGTAAAGAATAAACTTCTGAAGTTTATTGCTGATAAACATAATGTGATTGTTATGGACCTTAATGATCTTAAAACTTCACTGCAAAAACTTGCGGAGGTTTTAAAACGCGGAAAAAATATTATTATCTTTCCCGAAGGGACAAGAACAATAAGCGGCGATATAGGCGATTTTAAAAAAACATTTGCGATTCTTAGCCGGGAATTAAATGTGCCTGTTGTTCCAGTAGTAATAAAAGGCGCTTATGACGCTTTGCCCCGCGGTACACATTTTCCGAGACCCTGGAAGAAAATAAATGTTAGGTTCTTAAAGCCGGTTAAACCCGAGAATCATACTTATGATTCGTTAAAAGATTTTGTAAAAGCAAAAGTATCTGAACAGTTGACGAAAAGATAA
- a CDS encoding response regulator transcription factor — protein sequence MPKILVVDDEQNMRTGLKDNLEFEGYDVDTANDGDEGLKKIFANNYTLIILDVMMPKKSGFDVCKETRKAGIKTPIILLTAKGEEIDKVVGLEIGADDYVTKPFSLRELLARVKAILRRSDSLIMDNESREIQIGKLAVDFNSYKATLKNKDVAMSHKEFEILRYLWKHRNKTVSRDNLLTEIWGYDDTPTTRTVDNFILKLRQKIERDPNHPQVILTVHGIGYKLIIA from the coding sequence ATGCCTAAAATATTAGTTGTTGATGATGAACAAAATATGAGAACCGGGTTAAAAGATAATCTGGAATTTGAAGGTTATGATGTTGATACTGCAAATGATGGTGATGAGGGATTAAAGAAAATTTTTGCGAATAATTATACTCTTATAATACTCGATGTGATGATGCCGAAAAAATCCGGTTTTGATGTTTGTAAAGAAACCCGTAAAGCCGGGATAAAAACTCCCATTATTTTGCTTACTGCCAAAGGTGAGGAAATTGATAAAGTTGTTGGTCTTGAAATAGGTGCAGATGATTATGTTACTAAGCCGTTCAGTTTAAGAGAACTGCTTGCAAGAGTAAAAGCTATTCTTCGAAGAAGTGATAGTTTAATAATGGATAATGAATCTCGTGAAATACAAATCGGTAAACTTGCTGTTGATTTTAACAGTTATAAAGCTACATTAAAAAACAAAGATGTGGCAATGTCTCACAAAGAATTTGAAATCCTTCGTTACCTTTGGAAGCATCGTAACAAAACAGTAAGCAGAGATAACTTGCTTACTGAAATATGGGGTTATGACGATACTCCAACTACAAGAACTGTTGATAATTTTATTTTAAAGCTCAGACAAAAAATTGAAAGGGATCCAAACCATCCGCAGGTAATATTAACAGTGCACGGAATCGGTTACAAACTTATAATCGCATAG
- a CDS encoding HAMP domain-containing sensor histidine kinase, with protein MKKIGLILILIIILPIAFLLYNELIKLSKDEKVLEEIYNNQLQAILFSVNQYSEDVVRATVNEIISGIESGNKQGSGNDILNSIVSENRKFSYIFIADSLEDDNLKFFFRNNLNISNPISLNLSYTRELLRNKDQIHKLYDYRNQGYRKIEPIDLDNSADEALLVFAGTDKYPNRIYGAVINPQDFISEILSPRLQEVAKNEFIISVINPVTGYQYNSTKDFDKKPVQAQKPLWIFPDYNLGISLVGKSIQDLVEERATENLILIGILFIVLIAAVWFVYSAVNKELELSKAKADFVSNVSHELRTPLSLISMFAETLEMDRVKTEEKKKEYYSIISRESNRLGRIVNSILNFSKMEAGKRKFSFADEDLNEIVIQIYQNYSYHLYNKGFDFEYEPGIDIPKVKVDREAVSEAVVNLIDNSVKYSTENKFIKITIGSENDFVFIKISDKGIGISEKDQQKVFDKFYRVSSGLIHTTKGTGLGLTLVKQIMDAHKGKIILESKSGEGSSFKLLFHSGS; from the coding sequence ATGAAAAAAATAGGCTTGATACTCATCCTGATTATTATTTTGCCTATAGCTTTTTTATTATACAATGAACTTATTAAGCTGAGCAAAGATGAAAAAGTGCTTGAAGAAATTTACAACAATCAGCTTCAGGCAATACTCTTTTCCGTTAATCAGTATTCAGAAGATGTTGTTAGAGCAACTGTAAATGAAATCATATCCGGGATTGAATCAGGTAATAAGCAGGGTTCCGGAAATGATATTCTTAATTCAATTGTAAGTGAAAATCGTAAGTTCAGTTATATTTTTATTGCTGATAGTCTGGAGGATGATAATTTAAAATTCTTTTTTAGAAATAATCTGAATATCTCAAATCCCATCTCATTAAATTTATCTTATACCCGTGAGCTGCTTCGGAACAAAGACCAAATACACAAATTGTATGATTACCGCAATCAGGGCTACAGAAAAATTGAACCAATTGACTTAGACAATTCTGCTGATGAGGCATTATTGGTTTTTGCAGGAACAGATAAATATCCAAACAGAATTTACGGTGCAGTTATAAATCCACAGGATTTTATTTCCGAAATACTTTCTCCGCGTTTACAGGAAGTTGCTAAAAATGAATTCATTATTTCTGTTATCAATCCTGTAACAGGTTATCAATATAATTCCACAAAAGATTTTGATAAGAAACCTGTTCAAGCTCAGAAACCATTGTGGATTTTCCCGGATTATAATCTGGGAATATCACTTGTTGGAAAGTCAATACAAGATCTTGTAGAAGAAAGAGCAACAGAAAATTTAATACTGATCGGAATATTATTTATTGTTTTGATCGCTGCTGTATGGTTCGTTTACAGTGCAGTTAATAAAGAACTTGAACTGTCTAAAGCAAAAGCAGATTTTGTTTCAAATGTTTCTCACGAACTTAGAACCCCGCTTTCTTTAATAAGCATGTTTGCAGAAACACTTGAGATGGATCGTGTTAAAACTGAAGAAAAGAAAAAAGAATATTATTCAATAATCAGCCGTGAATCTAATCGTTTAGGAAGAATTGTTAATTCAATTCTTAACTTCTCTAAAATGGAAGCAGGTAAACGCAAGTTTAGCTTTGCTGATGAAGATCTGAATGAAATTGTTATTCAGATTTATCAGAATTACAGTTATCATCTTTATAATAAAGGATTTGATTTTGAATATGAACCAGGTATTGATATTCCGAAAGTGAAGGTAGATCGTGAAGCAGTTTCAGAAGCCGTAGTTAATCTTATTGATAATTCAGTTAAATACAGCACAGAAAATAAATTTATTAAAATTACTATTGGCAGTGAAAATGATTTTGTATTTATAAAGATTTCTGATAAAGGCATTGGGATATCAGAAAAAGATCAGCAAAAAGTGTTTGATAAGTTTTATCGTGTTTCTTCAGGACTTATCCATACTACAAAAGGTACAGGACTAGGACTTACTCTTGTTAAACAAATTATGGATGCACATAAAGGCAAGATTATTCTTGAAAGTAAATCAGGCGAAGGAAGCAGTTTTAAATTATTGTTTCATTCAGGTTCTTAA